A region of the Marmota flaviventris isolate mMarFla1 chromosome 3, mMarFla1.hap1, whole genome shotgun sequence genome:
AAACCTCTTCATTACACGACCATCATGAGCAGCAGAGTCTGCATCCTTCTTGTCTTTAGCTCATGGCTTGCGGGATTCCTGATCATCTTTCCACCAATCCTCCTTTTGCTGCAGTTGGATTTTTGTGCCTCCAATATAATCGATCATTTTATCTGTGACTCTTCCCCAATTCTGCAGCTTTCTTGCACAAACACTCACTTTCTAGAACTCATGGCGTTCTTTTTAGCTGTGGTAACACTCATGGTCACCTTAACATTAGTTATTCTCTCCTACACAAATATCATCCGGACAATTCTGAAAATTCCTTCtacaaatcaaaggaaaaaagcCTTTTCCACTTGTTCCTCCCACATGATAGTTGTCTCCCTCTCTTATGGCAGCTGCATCTTCATGTACATTAAGCCCTCTGCAAGGGAGAGGGTGACGTTAAGCAAAGGAGTAGCTGTGCTCAACACTTCAGTGGCTCCTCTCCTGAACCCCTTCATATATACACTAAGAAATCAGCAAGTAAAGCAGGCCTTCAAGAGCATGGTCCAGAGGATGGTATTTTCTGCAAATTAACGAATGTGAGTATGTGGGAAAATGGACCTCTTGAGGCAAAACtgaatgaaaaaatacataaattatttcaaatacttcATTTCACTCCGTTGATAAGGCATATTTGtatatcaaatatttatataaccTCTTGCTCCAGTTAGCCTAAAAACAGGTTCTTAACTATTTTAAGTTAATATATAGATCTTGTACCTGTGTAATTAAATTTTAGGTAAATCAATAATCCCTACTGTTTCTCATATCAAATGAAGATAGATTGTGAATTTACTCACAAAatagattattataaaataaaagtttactaAAACAACAATTAagtataaaacttattttttattaaaaggataaaatttgTATCTTAATTGCTCTAAAATTCCTTTTTGATGTGATCAAAATATGTTATTAAACTAAAttcttttctaaatgaatttatcaataaaatgtagtaaaatgTGTGGAtacattaaatagaaatttaagatAAAATGTGTTTTCACAAATATTATCTCTGGCCGGGCAAGATggtacacagctgtaatcccagctacatgggaggctaaagcaggaggattgcaagttcaagtccagcctaaacaatttagcaacactttatctcaaaataaaaagaactgggggtatagctcagtggtagagtggccagtaccaaattcccagtaccaaaaaaagaaaaaaagaaatgagtttctCTGTTGTTTAATTTGAGGTTgtactgatttttatattatttttccttggGGGAAGTGGTGGGTGGAATGCAGCAATATTTAGAAGAGATgatatttactttattattttcccttggtaatattttccctaaaataaatgatttaactCAGAATTTCTCTGTTTCTGccaatcaaattttaaaaaaggaaaagtatggtctatatatatatatatataacttatttgaTATGAAATGCTTAAATATGTATGTTAATTTCTCtaaaatgctttctttgatatgactagaaataaagaaattgttattgtcaaaaattgtttttctgaatgGTGTTTAGATTCTTTCAACTGAtacaaaattgttttttcctactgacatgatgaagaaaataacaaagactCTAGAATGGTGTGATACTCACTCTATAGAATGGCTTGGAAATGGTGATATCTGAATTCTGAATGCATTAGTTTTCCTCTATTAGTCAATCTAAAGTACTGTCTTCATCCTTCTGTTGTCTCTTTCACAGAAGTTTCCATTCTCTTCACTCattcaaaaaatgatttttttttagcttaatgagcttattccattattttataattatgtcaaagaaACGATTTTGGAGGTAGTTGAGAattgtaaaacaaaaaacaaaaaacttgttcAAGCACAGTTGCTATAATTAATGATTCCCTCAAGCCCAATGTATCGAAGAAAATTTGTTATCTTGGGACAGTAGCTATGAGTCCAACTAGATACAAGTAAGGGACAGGTTTTGGTTTCTTGATTTTCAACTTGGTCTGATATCTGATTAATGTAAAGAGCTCTATGTGTTTCCTAGTCCATAACAGAAATACTTTTTCTCCTATACAATAATGTCTTTTAGCACtcagctattttttatttttaccactgTGCTTTCATGGAACGGCCTACACTATTTTTCCCAAGCAAATTCTAATATAATGTTTCCACAAAGTGAAAAGTAAATGATAGTTGTatttgattatgattttttttattgaggaatttgtaaagaaagaaaacagtgctTTTGTAAGATTATAATAAGTAAGCAgaaatgagaaactgaaaatcataAATGTGAAAAAGCAACATGTTGAGtaaatacatgtacacaatagTTAGATGATACAGATTGGAAAAAAAGAGAGTAAGGTAAAATTGATCACATTGACTGACAAACACATCTGAAGAAGTTGACTATAACAgttgataaatataaatacataaaattactaTAAATTCTTCCAAAATTAATACAATTGACCCTGAACAACATGGCTTTGAATTTCCTGGGTCCACTtacatgcacattttttggaGATTTGTGACAATTTGAAACAAACTTCCCGACAAACTACATAacctagaaatattaaaaaaattaaaagaaagttatatcatgaatgcataaaatatatatagataataGTCTAGTTTATCATTTACTATCACaaaacatatgcaaatatattataGAAACTTAAAATCTATCAGAAATTCTGCACATAAACACAATACATGGTACTATTTCCAGTGAGGAGACCTGTAATCACAAGTAAACGATGCATGAAATGAACCGTAGTAATACTATACTACTATACTGTAATACTATACTACATACTCATTTTGTAGCCATCTCTTGTTGCTATTTTAGGGAGCTCAAGTATTGCAAGTACCCTCTTAAAACACCCTATGATGCTAATCATTTCCTCATGAGCAGTTTGTTGACTGTTCATGTACTCAGTAAGGCCTCCAATTAGCAGCAGGTTATCAGTAATTAATCTTTGGGAGAATTAATGTTATACATTAATTTTCAACTGTGCAGGGATTTGTCAGCCCTAACCCCAGAATTATTCAAAGTTCAGCCTTATACTCTAAGGTGAAATAGTATTGTAAAGTATTGTAAAACAATGAAATTCTGATTGCTGAGGTTTTATGAAAAATGTATCAGACAAACATTGATGATCATTTTTATAGactttcaataaattatttatagtaatttttattgttcacactgtaatatttcattaaaaagtcTTCCTTCAAGCATATGTAAATTGTATGTATGTAGCATTCACTGTCTCATACTGTTTTTGTAATCACTGGACAATGTCACATTATTGTTTGTATAATACAAAAACGTATACATAGTCATTTGATTTTCATTAGTGAATAATCATCTTGGAAGTCGATTCTAGCAAAGTTAAATGGTAGCTAAGAATGAAAACTCCTTAACATTATCTCACATTGGAATTTCCTTAATTCTCATTTCCATGAAACATTCCGGAAGTTCTAGATACTAAAAAATACTCCACAAAGCAACATTCATACACCGAGCATTGAATCACTTGAAATTGTAACAGATGGTGATTggctaaaacaaaattataatcatTAAGATCTGGCActagggatctagctcagtgatagaacacttgcctagcttgcCTGAAGACCTGAGTTTAATCACCCTTACTGcaagaaaaaagtgaaagaaagaaacagagagaacaACGAGAGCTTATCACCCATGAAGTCTAAGTAACAATCATACAACCAGGCAAATTTGGAAGAGTCTTAAttgtatgtgtgtctgtatatGCACACTTACTTGGAAAGGTGAAACAAAGAGATAATTTAAttagaatagaaaaagaggatgggagttatttttaaacattgcatgGCATTTTCTGTATCATTTTGTACTTAACTAAACTCCTCTAAGGATATATGCcttaatgcttttctttttcttttttttttctttattgataccagggatgaaacccaggggcacttaaccactgagtcacatctccagtactttttattttttattttgtgacagggtctcactaagtttctgaggctgactttgaacttgtgatcctcctgccgctgagattataggcctgtgccaccacatccagcaatatttttctaaaataatctaCTTATTTATGTTTCTATAAAAGTAAACCACATTTGTCGTCATTGTCTtcgtctcctcctcctccctctcttcctcctccttcatttttttaGGACCAACTTGATAACTCAGGAATGGTGGTGGCATTTTCAGTTCTATGTATCtactttctatattattttacgctttcataaaaattatttttctttacccCTAATTCACACAAGGCTAAGAGAACTGTTTAGGTACAGTCATTTAATAATGCTATCTTCACCatcttctaaaattaaaataattaataccaTTTAATCTTTGAGGGGAGTGGCAGAAATGTGTGAATAACTGTAAAGAATCTCAaagaaaggagacacagagacaaggtgcagggcagggaaggtggcagagtggcccTTTGTCCGAGCAGCCACGTTTATTCATaacaataggttacattaggtcattagtaccataaccacattattgtttagaatatcagtaaggttgcttattctgcattTACATTTCATAGTtgcaatatgcaatgttaggaggtTTGTGAAGTTAacttgtctgaagttactgttaggtggGCAGCTTGATGAAGCATTGTAGTTATCAAacaagcaagttcctttattcccaggagttatgtgcctaagattaaggttaaagctgataagactctagcatgggGGACATTATCATAGCAACTGGGCATCCTATGCCTTTACACATAAAAGTTtccaggcaccaagcatgccacagccacaAGGGAcctcaatcccaaacacagaacccctacagctcccctttcttgttttttaaaggcCTTTTGGATGAATAATATTTGTTTCCTTCTTAATGTTggtgaaggcaaaaaaaaaatagggtaggTATTGACAACAGCAAGTACAACATAATAATCCCAGTAttagtaaacatccacctatgaacaATTGTTAGACCCAAGTAAAGTTGGGTAACcacgaagttagccaatccaataAGTCTAAATCTTCATCATCTTGTCAGACCTTATCAATTATATCATTAAAGTAATTTAACTCCTTTGAAATGGAATTACTGTTATCACTTAAATTAAAGCAACACTTATTATTAAACTCTTGATGTGCTTCATGATGTAATAGTAACAAATAATCAATTGCGGCCCAATTGTCAAATATGGTGTGAtgatgttgtttttattcttcatgaAGCATATTAATTGCCATAGAggtataattaatattattttgctgggagccattagccaagtaagtaggtatgacaatttccttgccagcgtaccccatgttgctgacatgttgcagcgacattgaatgtaggtgaccttgctcaaggaccaaggcagattagggtgttcccggttttaagataatcgtgtttagggcgttcccagtttaggttccaggtttaaggtttaagattattcctcctgggaatagggcgtatcctgctgcctgagttccccttgagttctcacgggattcagacagtatattttgggagacagaagcccagtgggtgtggatttgggcagagaatttggatttgggcagagaacgtggatttgggcagagaacgtggatttccccagaacgtgattgtagagggctggtgtgagttcgggaataaagagttgctgtttggaatctacaagctgtgtggtggctcgtgattttgtgcccagccagactgcggcattattTACTATAACATAGTCCAGTTTTATAGTGGTTTTGTAAGCTTCGACAGCTAGTCCAGGGATACCCACTAAGGACAATGTCAAAGTGTCCAATTTTGTCTTAGAGAGAAGGctcactgaatcatcacagtttttatcaaagGGAATAGCCCTTTTATGCATACATTATGCAGAAAGGTGGCCTGTTAAATCCTGTAGGGATGGTAAGAACACAGTTAGCCTGTTAAGACAATAATGGGTACCATGAGACATTTTTGTAGTTATATAACAATTTTAGCCAAATGAACCCAGATAGCATAATGGGTTTTAGAAGTCAAGGAGTCTGACTGTACTGAATTTCCATAGCTGGGGTACAACAAAAGAACAACATTATtgttaagaccaaagcatttacagagttctgtgtgagtttagcaatcaaagcagaAACTAAGTTTTCTGGAGGATATTTTAACCTCATTTGAGCCAACAGCTGTTGAACTGatgttgttaatattttgtatttcccCAAGTCACTGGAAGTCTAGTAGCTTGGGATCCTCTTTCAGTGTATCTTCTCTTTAGAGGAGAATGATCATTGTCCTTTTGTTTGGTGATATTTTCCTCATCCACAATCAAACAAAACTTGGGGATCAGGTTGTGAAGTTCCTTATGTTCATTTATAATTGATAAGTATCATGCATTGAGTTGAATCCAAACTGGATCTACTGACATAGGCATAGCAGTCTATCTTTTTCTCCATGTGATCAGAGGCATAGGGTCTTGTCCTCCTGGGTCTGGTGGAAAtctatatattacataaaattttggtaATGGCTGGTGGGAATAAAATGTCTATCCAAAGCAGATAAGCAACTGTGAGTATAAAGTTTATATTGTATGTTGAGTGtattaactgtaaataaaacaatatttaaagcaTTATTACTATGAGAGAGGCTAgatccccttttttattttatattaaaggtAAGTTTTAAGAGTAGATGTATTTGTTTAATCAAAGCATGTCCAGTAGGATATGagaaattttatgatttaaatttatattttattgacaaAAAATTGTGTaaaagcattatatatatatatatatatatatatatatatactcattttATAGAATAGGCTTGCCCATGGTGGCAAAACAAAGtaataaatgagaaatgtaaGTAGATACCTTATTAGACCTTTAGGCACTAGCCCAAATGAACTTAGAATGAGTATCaataaaaaacatgaagaaagaagTAAGGATGAAAGGAGGGAAATGGGTAACAACTATCCAAAGTGCGTTAGAAAGTGGAACTTGTGGATTTACACATTTTTACATAGGGTCCCGAAAGGTGAGGACAGTTGTTGACTATAGCATGAACCTGTTGAGAAGAGATGAaaatggctcagttggtagagcatgGAATCCTTAATCCCAGGGCCAGGGATTCAAGCCCCACGTTGGGCATCAGGTGTAAAGAATCTCAaagaaaggagacacagagacaaggtgcagggcagagaaggtggcagagtggcccTTTGTCCAAGCAGCCacgtttatttataaaaataggttacactaggtcattagtaccataaccccATTATtctttagagtatcagtaaggttgcttattctgcagtcacatttcatagttaaaatatgcaatgttaggaggtTTGTATAGTTCTCAAGAAGgcccattgtctgaagttactgttaggtgggcagctccaggagcacTAGAGCTTGGTGAAACCTTGTAGTTATCAAGCAAGCAAGTgtctttattcccaggagttatgtgcctaagattaaggccaaagctgataagactctagcatggagggcattaccatagcaaccaGGCAacctatgcctttgcacagaaactttcgcAGTACCAAGCATGCCACAACCATGAAatcatcagggaccccaatcccaaacCCAGAACCCCTACAAACAACAAGGATGGATTGCTGGGAAGCATAGAAAACATATCAATTTCTCTATGAACAAGGTTTATGGTTGGTAAACAAATGAAACTAACTGCCTTTTGAAGTAGTGTTTATACAATACTGAACAAAGCATTGACTGTTTATTAGACTTTAAGTGGCCAAAAGTACTATTAGGCAAAGCTCTATAAGAAAAGGATTACTATTAAGAACTATGCATAAGTTAGAAACTGTGTGAGTATATTTAATGACATATTTAATCCCTTAAACTTTTCTCCTCTTATTTTACTCAGGATGTTATTAAAAAGcattacatgtattttataaagtaaGTATTGTTTATAAAGTTGAGTGGTGTGCTGTTTAAGTTTCTAATATTAAGTACTTTTCAATGAGTCATATGTAGTCCAAATGAAGTAAAACTTTATATCATTAACCTG
Encoded here:
- the LOC114087301 gene encoding olfactory receptor 6C75 is translated as MRNSTAVTYFILLGLTNDPQWQVVLFVFLLVTYMLSVTGNLIIIILTLSDPHLQTPMYFFLRNFSFLEISFTSVCIPRFLVTIVTGDRTISYNGCVAQLFFFIFLGVTEFYLLAAMSYDRYVAICKPLHYTTIMSSRVCILLVFSSWLAGFLIIFPPILLLLQLDFCASNIIDHFICDSSPILQLSCTNTHFLELMAFFLAVVTLMVTLTLVILSYTNIIRTILKIPSTNQRKKAFSTCSSHMIVVSLSYGSCIFMYIKPSARERVTLSKGVAVLNTSVAPLLNPFIYTLRNQQVKQAFKSMVQRMVFSAN